One genomic window of Ciona intestinalis chromosome 7, KH, whole genome shotgun sequence includes the following:
- the LOC100183071 gene encoding histone acetyltransferase KAT2A, giving the protein YPRIKKLEKIGVYSSCKDDNCKCNGWKNAQSTSNSGENQTSSQQLTTTVTLQDPCRACNHPLSTHVKHLDAAKDDEINRLLSMIVDVENLVVCVQKEEDTDTKQVYFYLYRLLRKCTLQTSRPVIEGPLGSPPFSQPSIGKAVTNFIIYKFGHLPQKEFQIMHELAKTFIYCLNQETLETPSTRTSRGQADDFNEYKMNYTRWLCYCRVPKFCESLVHHATVDTSPGTPGSFPSLFSMTSPMGSLQTPIAVTPSGKRRADSGTQSSDDAKRARSSMQSDNDNTQQDFSLEVINEVVNMITDPAQMLGPEAANLSSQSARDEAARQEERQGLIEFHVVANCANASRQILTWLVEIQNVFARQLPRMPRDYIARLVFDTRHRTLALVKEGRVIGGICFRMFPSQRFTEIVFCAVTSNEQVKGYGTHLMNHLKEYHIKQSMYHFLTYADEYAIGYFKKQGFSKEIKVPRSGYVGYIKDYEGATLMGCELNPRIPYTEFSNIIRKQKEIVKKLIEKKQQQISQVMPGLTCFKDGVRQIPIESIPGIMNTGWKPNSDGKRKEIVESVESLFAPLKAIVQSMRSHSSAWPFLEPVKKSEVPNYYDVIKSPMDLKTLNEQVRSKQYSTKAQFVTDAQKIFDNCRIFNSPESDYFKCANTMENFFYNKLRDHGLVDGR; this is encoded by the exons TACCCACGTATTAAGAAGTTGGAAAAAATCGGAGTCTATTCATCTTGCAAG GATGATAATTGCAAATGTAATGGTTGGAAAAATGCACAATCAACGTCAAATTCTGGTGAGAACCAAACAAGTAGCCAA caATTAACGACCACTGTAACACTACAAGACCCATGTCGCGCATGTAATCATCCACTTTCTACACATGTTAAGCATTTAGATGCAGCTA AGGATGATGAAATCAACAGACTGCTTAGCATGATTGTTGATGTTGAAAATCTTGTTGTTTGTGTTCAAAAAGAAGAAGATACCGatacaaaacaagtttatttttatttatatcgg CTTCTACGAAAATGTACTCTGCAAACTAGCCGACCAGTAATTGAAGGTCCACTTGGTTCACCTCCATTCAGCCAACCTAGTATTGGGAAAGCTGTTAccaactttattatttacaagttTGGCCATTTACCacaaaag GAGTTTCAGATCATGCATGAGTTAGCAAAGACATTTATTTACTGTTTGAATCAAGAGACTCTTGAAACTCCATCAACAAGAACCTCACGTGGCCAAGCTGATGATTTTAATGAATATAAGATGAATTATACGAg ATGGCTATGTTACTGTCGTGTACCAAAGTTTTGTGAAAGTCTCGTCCACCATGCTACAGTTGAT ACAAGTCCCGGCACACCTGGTAGTTTTCCAAGTTTGTTTTCCATGACATCACCAATGGGAAGTCTTCAAACACCAATTGCTGTTACACCAA gtGGGAAGCGTCGAGCTGACAGTGGTACTCAGTCCTCCGATGATGCCAAGCGTGCTCGCTCATCCATGCAATCTGACAACGATAACACACAACAAGATTTTTCACTCGAAGTTATTAACGAGGTGGTCAATATGATAACTGATCCTGCTCAAATGTTGGGTCCTGAG GCGGCTAACCTGTCATCACAATCAGCTAGAGATGAAGCTGCACGACAGGAAGAAAGGCAAGGTCTCATAGAGTTTCATGTCGTAGCTAACTGTGCCAATGCCTCCCGTCAAATCCTCACATGGCTGGTTGAGATACAGAATGTATTCGCACGTCAGCTGCCAAGGATGCCACGAGATTACATTGCTCGTTTGGTGTTTGATACAAGGCATAGGACTTTAGCTTTAG TGAAAGAGGGTCGCGTTATTGGTGGAATTTGTTTTCGAATGTTCCCATCGCAAAGGTTCACAGAGATTGTATTCTGTGCTGTGACATCCAATGAACAGGTTAAAGGGTATGGAACGCATCTTATGAACCATTTAAAGGAATATCACATTAAACAG AGTATGTACCACTTCCTCACCTATGCTGATGAATACGCTATCGGTTACTTTAAGAAGCAGGGTTTCAGCAAAGAGATAAAAGTCCCACGATCTGGATATGTGGGGTACATTAAAGATTACGAAGGTGCCACTCTAATGGGATGTGAATTAAACCCAAGGATTCCTTACACTGAGTTTAGTAATATAATAAGAAAGCAAAAAGAA ATTGTAAAGAAACTGATTGAGAAAAAGCAGCAACAGATCAGCCAAGTTATGCCCGGTCTAACTTGCTTTAAAGATGGGGTTCGTCAGATACCTATAGAAAGCATACCTGGCATAA tgaaCACTGGATGGAAACCAAATAGCGACGGCAAACGAAAAGAAATCGTGGAATCTGTTGAAAGTTTGTTTGCACCTCTGAAAGCTATAGTGCAAAGCATGAGG AGTCACAGCAGTGCATGGCCCTTTCTTGAACCCGTTAAAAAATCGGAGGTTCCTAactactatgacgtcataaaatcgCCTATGG ATTTGAAAACGTTGAACGAACAAGTCCGTTCTAAGCAATATTCAACGAAAGCCCAGTTCGTTACCGACGCTCAAAAAATCTTCGACAATTGCCGCATATTTAACTCGCCCGAATCTGATTACTTTAAGTGCGCAAACACCATGGAAAATTTTTTCTATAACAAATTACGCGACCATGGTCTTGTAGATGGCAGATGA
- the LOC108949602 gene encoding DNA-directed RNA polymerase I subunit RPA1-like: protein MYEIYSGEISGRLLTCLARLFTAFLQRYRGFTLGVEDILVRDWANKGRTDVIHDTKDNGMQVVAKTLNVKKKNEEDITDALWDAHVATKIWTTDRGQC from the exons ATGTATGAAATATACTCGGGTGAAATTAGCGGACGACTACTGACATGCCTCGCAAGGTTGTTCACAGCATTCCTGCAACGATACCGGGGGTTTACTCTAG GTGTTGAAGATATTCTTGTGCGGGATTGGGCAAACAAGGGAAGGACGGATGTTATACACGACACCAAGGATAATGGAATGCAAGTTGTTGCTAAAACACTGAATGTTAAAAAGAAGAATGAGGAAG ATATAACCGATGCCTTATGGGACGCCCATGTTGCAACCAAGATTTGGACAACAGACAGAGGACAA TGTTAA